Proteins from one Bradyrhizobium roseum genomic window:
- a CDS encoding TolC family outer membrane protein, with product MARRAARVGLVKWRLLRSGVCLAAAYFALASPAAHGESLPEALTKAYQTNPALNAERARQRATDENVPQALSGYRPQIIATLSAGFQAVRNLLPDNTIQSANLKPWTVGVTVTQTLFNGFRTANSVRVAELQVQSGREALRNVGQGVLLDAVTVYTNVLANQSLVEAQRANVAFLQETLGITQKRLNAGDVTPTDTAQAEARLARGRADLNAAEVNLAVSQATYTQVIGNAPTLLRPADTVDRLAPRSRDDATGLAFRQHPAVMAASYDFDVATTTIRVAEGSLLPTITLQGSASRARQSDPTLGTFGTDQASVTTQLNQPIYDGGLAASQTRQAKEIASQSRLVLDQYRNQARTAAVGAWVANEGAKVAVTASEAEVRAATVALQGVQREAAGGQRTTVDVLNAQQDLILAKARLIGAQRDRVIASYTLLSAIGRLDVKNLGLNTPDYLPEVHYHQVRDAWHGLRTPSGQ from the coding sequence ATGGCTAGGCGTGCCGCGAGGGTTGGCCTCGTTAAATGGCGGTTGCTTCGATCGGGCGTTTGCCTTGCAGCGGCGTACTTTGCGTTGGCGTCACCGGCCGCACATGGCGAAAGCCTCCCCGAGGCGCTGACCAAGGCCTACCAGACCAATCCGGCGCTCAACGCCGAACGTGCTCGCCAGCGCGCCACCGACGAGAACGTGCCGCAGGCCCTTTCAGGGTATAGGCCGCAAATCATCGCGACGCTGTCCGCCGGTTTCCAGGCGGTACGGAACCTGCTCCCGGACAACACGATCCAGTCTGCGAACCTGAAACCCTGGACCGTTGGCGTGACCGTGACCCAGACGCTGTTCAACGGGTTCAGGACCGCCAACAGCGTTCGCGTTGCGGAACTGCAGGTGCAGTCCGGCCGCGAGGCGCTACGCAATGTCGGCCAGGGCGTGCTGCTCGATGCCGTCACCGTCTACACCAATGTGCTCGCCAACCAGTCTCTGGTCGAAGCGCAGCGCGCCAACGTCGCCTTCCTGCAGGAAACGCTCGGCATCACCCAGAAGCGCCTCAATGCCGGCGACGTCACGCCGACCGATACCGCGCAGGCCGAGGCGCGCCTCGCCCGCGGCCGCGCCGATCTGAACGCCGCCGAGGTAAACCTTGCGGTCAGCCAGGCGACCTATACCCAGGTGATCGGCAACGCACCCACCCTGCTCCGCCCCGCGGATACCGTGGACCGCCTGGCGCCGCGCAGCCGCGATGACGCCACCGGGCTTGCCTTCCGCCAGCATCCGGCTGTCATGGCGGCGAGCTACGACTTCGATGTCGCCACCACCACGATCCGCGTCGCCGAAGGCAGCCTGTTGCCGACGATCACGCTGCAGGGCAGCGCCAGCCGCGCCCGGCAGTCGGATCCGACGCTCGGCACGTTTGGTACCGACCAGGCCTCGGTGACCACCCAGTTGAACCAGCCGATCTATGATGGCGGCCTGGCCGCCTCACAGACCCGACAGGCCAAGGAAATCGCCAGCCAGAGCCGGCTGGTGCTCGACCAGTACCGCAACCAGGCCCGCACCGCGGCGGTCGGTGCCTGGGTCGCCAATGAAGGCGCCAAGGTTGCGGTCACTGCGTCCGAGGCCGAGGTCCGCGCCGCCACCGTTGCCCTGCAGGGCGTACAGCGGGAGGCTGCCGGCGGCCAGCGCACCACCGTCGACGTGCTGAACGCGCAGCAGGATTTGATACTGGCCAAGGCCCGGCTGATCGGCGCGCAGCGCGATCGCGTGATCGCGTCGTACACCCTGCTCAGCGCGATCGGCCGGCTCGACGTCAAGAACCTCGGCCTCAACACGCCGGATTATCTGCCGGAGGTGCACTATCACCAGGTGCGCGATGCCTGGCACGGCCTGCGGACGCCGTCAGGGCAGTAA
- a CDS encoding GGDEF domain-containing protein: MSIAASLLQGQSPHRSAAPILPPDVLKRRVGQRRHMLGVEAVSYALITFVLLAYCYAGTIPLIIPAAYFIFGVGLVGIFVVMSEAGFNDRFRDHYLTSFQIAGHVALQLCFLLAEPGIGFVFLSVVFLIFGFGGLRMTSRQAIVSWTLTIIGLAPIFLFASTPIGLPITTQTERVAAMLSFVLTIGQCAFVGLYGSSMRKMLYDRSFELKAAYKRIEELAELDELTGASNRRCIMRMLEEEIARAARTGSPCSIALIDLDWFKRINDAYGHPTGDEVLRTFSITMFANIRSVDRFGRYGGEEFLLVLPDMDADQAMRALDRLRAIIADLDWSAFSTGMRVTMSAGVATLKPNESSDLFLARADSALYAAKAQGRNRINCA; this comes from the coding sequence ATGAGCATCGCGGCTTCATTGCTTCAGGGGCAAAGCCCCCATAGATCGGCCGCGCCGATACTGCCGCCGGACGTCTTGAAACGCCGTGTCGGCCAGCGCCGCCACATGCTCGGTGTCGAGGCCGTCAGCTACGCATTGATCACTTTCGTGCTGCTGGCCTACTGCTACGCAGGCACCATCCCGCTGATCATCCCGGCGGCATATTTCATTTTCGGCGTCGGGCTGGTCGGTATCTTTGTCGTCATGTCGGAAGCCGGCTTCAACGACCGCTTCCGCGACCATTACCTGACAAGTTTCCAGATAGCCGGCCACGTCGCCCTCCAGCTCTGTTTCCTGCTCGCCGAGCCGGGAATCGGATTTGTCTTCCTGAGTGTGGTGTTCCTGATCTTCGGATTCGGCGGGCTACGAATGACGTCGCGGCAGGCGATCGTGTCCTGGACGCTCACCATAATTGGCCTGGCACCAATCTTCCTGTTTGCCAGCACACCGATCGGCCTGCCGATCACCACCCAGACCGAACGCGTCGCAGCCATGCTTTCGTTCGTCCTTACGATCGGACAGTGCGCCTTCGTGGGACTGTACGGCAGCTCCATGCGCAAGATGCTCTACGACCGCAGCTTCGAACTGAAGGCGGCGTACAAGCGGATAGAGGAGTTGGCCGAACTCGACGAATTGACGGGCGCGTCCAACCGGCGCTGCATCATGCGGATGCTGGAGGAAGAGATTGCGCGGGCCGCCCGCACCGGGTCGCCCTGCTCCATCGCGCTGATCGACCTCGACTGGTTCAAGCGCATCAACGACGCCTACGGCCATCCGACCGGCGACGAGGTGCTGCGGACATTCTCGATCACCATGTTCGCCAACATCCGCAGCGTCGACCGGTTCGGCCGCTATGGCGGCGAGGAATTTCTGCTGGTGCTGCCCGACATGGACGCCGACCAGGCCATGCGCGCGCTCGATCGGCTGCGCGCGATCATCGCCGATCTCGACTGGAGCGCGTTCTCGACCGGTATGAGGGTGACGATGTCAGCGGGCGTTGCAACATTGAAACCGAACGAGAGCTCAGACCTATTTCTCGCGCGCGCCGATAGCGCACTTTATGCAGCCAAGGCACAGGGACGCAACCGCATCAACTGCGCCTGA
- a CDS encoding FAD-binding oxidoreductase has product MRKFSQQFKTGVSVAAVVVVLLGVYSYRKLQALAADPTGEKDCGPAVGGGEPAKLDLERIKAIAPLKDVKWSQLGGSINDASCLNRTEIYGVVDVRSVDDIARTLTFARDNKLSVTTSGVRHSMGGHAFRKGGIVLDMRGFNKIVLNESARSVTVQPGATWHDIQNVLHPRFAVRAMQSTDIFTVGGSISVNAHGMDHQAGALAKSIKSMKVMLADGSLKTVSATENPDLFNLVVGGYGLFGVIIEAELDIADNLVYQTGRRVMDYKEFPALFAGEIEKNADIGLMYGHLSTAPSSFLKELLLYTYTKVDGSDFKRQPLGEVSGVKLRRLTVNLSKQGALFQEMKWLSEKHIEHRMENCTVTRAQAIGSAEACLVNRNDPMHDSVPYLRNALPDDTDILHEYFIPRSQFVSFVDGMRKVLTDNKTNLLNASVRVVHQENNFLTYSPEPAFSLVLYINQTTDDEGNRRMKKATEDLIDLTIAHKGRFFLPYQLYYSKDQLQRSYPQINDFFAAKRKYDPGELFTNTFYQKYAS; this is encoded by the coding sequence ATGCGAAAATTTTCACAACAATTCAAAACCGGCGTGTCCGTTGCCGCCGTGGTCGTGGTGCTGCTGGGGGTCTACAGCTATCGCAAGCTGCAGGCGCTGGCGGCCGATCCCACCGGGGAAAAAGATTGCGGGCCGGCGGTCGGCGGCGGCGAGCCGGCGAAGCTCGATCTGGAGCGGATCAAGGCGATCGCGCCGCTGAAGGATGTGAAATGGTCGCAGCTTGGCGGCAGCATCAATGATGCGAGCTGCCTCAACAGGACCGAAATCTATGGTGTGGTCGACGTGCGCAGCGTCGACGATATCGCCAGGACGCTGACCTTTGCGCGCGACAACAAGCTCTCGGTGACGACATCAGGCGTGCGCCACAGCATGGGCGGGCATGCCTTCCGCAAGGGCGGCATCGTGCTCGACATGCGCGGCTTCAACAAGATCGTGCTGAATGAGAGCGCGCGTTCTGTCACGGTGCAGCCGGGCGCGACCTGGCACGACATCCAGAACGTGCTGCACCCGCGCTTTGCGGTCCGCGCCATGCAGTCGACCGATATCTTTACGGTCGGCGGCTCGATCTCGGTTAATGCCCACGGCATGGACCATCAGGCCGGCGCGCTCGCCAAGTCGATCAAGTCGATGAAGGTAATGCTGGCGGATGGCTCATTGAAGACGGTATCGGCGACCGAGAATCCCGACCTGTTCAATCTCGTGGTCGGCGGTTACGGCCTGTTCGGCGTGATCATCGAGGCCGAACTCGATATCGCGGACAATCTGGTCTACCAGACCGGCCGGCGCGTGATGGACTACAAGGAATTCCCCGCGCTGTTCGCCGGCGAGATCGAGAAGAACGCCGATATCGGCCTGATGTACGGCCATCTCTCCACCGCGCCGAGCTCGTTCCTGAAGGAATTGCTGCTCTATACCTACACCAAAGTGGACGGCAGCGACTTCAAGCGACAGCCGCTCGGCGAGGTGTCCGGCGTCAAGCTGCGCCGGTTGACCGTCAATCTCTCCAAGCAGGGCGCGCTGTTCCAGGAGATGAAGTGGTTGTCGGAAAAGCACATCGAGCACCGCATGGAAAACTGCACGGTGACACGCGCACAGGCGATCGGATCGGCGGAGGCCTGCCTCGTCAACCGCAACGACCCGATGCACGATTCCGTGCCTTACCTGCGCAACGCGCTGCCTGACGACACCGACATCCTGCACGAATACTTCATTCCGCGCAGCCAGTTCGTATCGTTCGTCGACGGCATGCGCAAGGTGCTGACCGACAACAAGACCAATCTGCTGAACGCCTCGGTGCGCGTCGTGCATCAGGAAAACAATTTTTTGACCTACTCGCCGGAGCCGGCATTCTCGCTGGTGCTCTACATCAACCAGACCACGGACGATGAAGGCAACCGGCGGATGAAGAAGGCGACCGAGGACCTGATCGACCTCACCATCGCGCACAAGGGAAGGTTTTTCCTGCCGTATCAGCTCTATTATTCGAAGGATCAGTTGCAGCGGTCCTACCCGCAGATCAACGACTTCTTCGCGGCGAAGCGGAAGTATGATCCGGGTGAGCTGTTCACCAACACGTTTTATCAGAAGTATGCGTCGTAG
- a CDS encoding DUF2336 domain-containing protein, producing the protein MISRSAKSASPATLLDELQSTLAHGTVARRVETLRRVTDLFINGAGDYSNEQVGVFDDVFQFMIDHIETSARMLLSNRLAPIDTAPPLTIRALAFDDVIEVAGPVLSQSTRLDDKTLIENARSKSQAHLMAISTRKVLSGAVTDVLVQRGNDEVVQSTVNNPGAEFTENGFTRLVDRAEGDDDLAASIGLRPSMPRHLYLRLLAKASNTVRQRLEAANPQQAAAVPNVVKEATRRARSATSTITKNTEIAHALIKSLHEDGRLDEPELASFAAAGKFDEANASIAALANVPVAIAENMMIESRTEGVMILAKVAGLSWPTVRTIIKMRDKLSGAEEPTDLSACQDTYERLRPSTAHQVLRFHRMQQNAPGTPVPSI; encoded by the coding sequence ATGATTTCCAGATCCGCCAAGTCTGCCTCCCCCGCAACCCTGCTCGACGAGTTGCAGTCCACGCTTGCGCACGGCACCGTCGCGCGCCGGGTGGAGACCCTGCGCCGGGTAACCGACCTCTTCATCAACGGCGCAGGCGACTATTCGAACGAACAGGTCGGGGTGTTCGACGACGTCTTCCAGTTCATGATCGATCACATCGAAACCTCGGCCAGGATGCTGCTCTCCAATCGCCTGGCTCCGATCGACACCGCGCCGCCGCTCACCATCCGGGCGCTGGCCTTCGATGACGTCATCGAAGTGGCCGGCCCGGTGCTGTCGCAATCGACGCGGCTCGACGACAAGACCCTGATCGAAAATGCGCGCAGCAAGAGCCAGGCGCATCTGATGGCGATTTCGACCCGAAAGGTCCTGAGCGGCGCGGTGACCGACGTGCTGGTCCAGCGCGGCAACGACGAGGTGGTGCAGTCGACCGTGAACAATCCGGGCGCTGAATTCACCGAGAACGGTTTCACCCGTCTCGTCGACCGCGCCGAAGGCGACGACGATCTCGCCGCCAGCATCGGCCTCCGCCCGTCCATGCCACGCCACCTCTACTTGAGGCTTCTGGCCAAAGCCTCGAACACGGTGCGCCAGCGGCTGGAAGCCGCCAACCCGCAGCAAGCGGCCGCGGTGCCGAACGTGGTCAAGGAGGCGACGCGCCGCGCGCGTTCGGCGACCTCGACGATCACCAAGAATACCGAGATTGCGCACGCTCTGATCAAGTCGCTGCATGAGGACGGGAGGCTCGACGAACCCGAACTGGCGTCGTTCGCCGCAGCAGGGAAATTCGACGAGGCCAACGCCTCGATCGCCGCACTGGCCAACGTGCCGGTGGCGATCGCCGAGAACATGATGATCGAGAGCCGGACCGAAGGCGTGATGATCTTGGCGAAGGTCGCTGGGCTGTCGTGGCCGACGGTCAGGACCATCATCAAGATGCGAGACAAGCTGTCGGGCGCGGAAGAACCCACCGACCTATCCGCCTGCCAGGACACCTACGAGCGGCTGCGGCCTTCGACGGCCCATCAGGTGCTGCGGTTCCATCGCATGCAGCAGAACGCGCCCGGCACGCCGGTACCTAGTATCTGA
- a CDS encoding alpha/beta fold hydrolase: MTKLLRWSGNGLLVLLLALILVIASFRIAASIRETATRPQLAPRTGQLVPTRSGGVFVQEKGPADGVPVVLFHGTAAWSELWRHTSDALAAAGFHVIALDLPPFGFSDRPGRYTRQDQADRISDVLGALKAPPAIIVGHSFGAGAATELAMRYPDRARALVLVDAALGLMAAPSDAPWVIRPQWIREILVSLTITNPVATEPLLKSMIAKKERALPEYVAILQRPLTQRDSTSDIADWLYYFLGADTGATSADRTAYAKLQIPVAILWGDKDTITPVEQALDLRSLLPPQTNLTLLPGLGHIPQIEDPAMFNDALLKTLGKL; this comes from the coding sequence GTGACGAAACTTCTGCGCTGGTCGGGCAACGGCCTGCTGGTCTTGCTGCTGGCCTTGATCCTCGTGATCGCCTCGTTCCGCATCGCCGCGTCGATACGCGAAACCGCCACACGCCCCCAACTGGCGCCGCGCACCGGCCAGCTGGTGCCGACGCGCTCCGGCGGCGTGTTCGTGCAGGAGAAGGGTCCGGCGGATGGCGTTCCCGTGGTGCTGTTTCACGGCACGGCGGCGTGGAGCGAACTGTGGCGGCACACCAGCGACGCACTCGCAGCGGCCGGATTTCATGTCATCGCGCTCGATCTACCGCCGTTTGGATTTTCCGACCGCCCCGGCCGTTACACCCGACAGGATCAGGCGGACCGGATCAGCGATGTGCTGGGCGCGCTGAAGGCGCCGCCCGCCATCATCGTCGGTCATTCCTTCGGCGCCGGTGCGGCGACTGAACTCGCGATGCGCTATCCGGACCGGGCGCGCGCGCTGGTGCTGGTCGACGCGGCGCTCGGATTGATGGCCGCGCCATCGGACGCACCCTGGGTGATCCGGCCGCAATGGATCCGCGAAATTCTGGTGTCGCTGACCATCACCAATCCGGTGGCGACAGAACCACTGCTCAAATCGATGATCGCGAAGAAGGAGCGCGCGCTGCCGGAGTATGTCGCAATCCTGCAACGGCCGCTGACGCAGCGCGACAGCACGAGCGACATCGCCGACTGGCTGTATTATTTTCTCGGCGCCGACACGGGTGCGACGAGCGCGGACCGTACCGCCTATGCGAAGCTGCAAATCCCCGTCGCCATCCTGTGGGGCGACAAGGACACGATCACGCCCGTTGAGCAGGCCCTTGACCTGCGGTCACTGCTGCCACCGCAAACCAACCTGACCCTGCTGCCCGGACTTGGCCACATTCCGCAGATCGAAGACCCCGCCATGTTCAACGACGCCCTGCTCAAGACCCTCGGAAAACTTTAA
- a CDS encoding sigma-70 family RNA polymerase sigma factor, with protein sequence MRERNDEWTDLMRSAIAGDSAAYHRLLKAVTPVLRAAARRGLARAGQPVDQSEDIVQDILLAVHLKRHTWDVSAPFAPWLFAIARNKLIDALRRRGRRVFVDIDDFAEKLPGEVPAEIAPASEVAAQLQTLPARQRDVLQSIAVESASIKDTAAKFSMSEGAVRVALHRGLASLTAKLRER encoded by the coding sequence GTGCGCGAACGGAATGACGAATGGACCGACCTGATGCGGTCGGCCATTGCAGGCGACAGTGCGGCGTATCATCGCCTGCTCAAGGCCGTCACGCCGGTGCTCCGCGCCGCGGCGCGTCGCGGCCTGGCGCGAGCCGGGCAACCGGTCGATCAGTCCGAGGATATTGTGCAGGATATTTTGCTGGCGGTCCATCTGAAGCGGCACACCTGGGACGTCAGTGCCCCGTTTGCCCCGTGGCTGTTTGCGATCGCCCGCAACAAGCTGATCGACGCGTTGCGCCGCCGCGGCCGGCGCGTCTTCGTGGACATCGACGATTTCGCCGAGAAGCTGCCGGGCGAAGTGCCGGCCGAGATCGCCCCGGCAAGCGAGGTCGCCGCCCAGCTTCAGACGTTGCCGGCGCGGCAGCGCGACGTGCTGCAATCGATCGCGGTCGAAAGCGCGTCGATCAAGGATACGGCCGCGAAATTTTCCATGAGCGAGGGTGCGGTGCGGGTGGCGCTGCACCGCGGGCTTGCCAGCCTGACGGCGAAGCTACGGGAACGGTGA
- a CDS encoding sigma-70 family RNA polymerase sigma factor, with product MNATQAASDEILIARIAQGDRLAMQVLYGRHHVRVFRFGLRLVRDEQIAEDLISEVFLDVWRQAGKFEGRSAVTTWLLAITRFKALSALRRRKDVGLDDETANAIEDTSDDPEVVVQKKDTGETLRKCLTALSSDHREIVDLVYYHEKSVEEVAEIVGIPENTVKTRLFYARKKLAELLKAAGVERGWP from the coding sequence TTGAACGCGACACAGGCGGCTTCAGACGAAATTCTGATCGCTCGGATCGCCCAAGGCGACCGGCTCGCCATGCAGGTGCTTTACGGAAGGCATCATGTCAGGGTGTTCCGTTTCGGGCTTCGGCTCGTAAGGGATGAGCAGATTGCGGAAGACCTCATCAGCGAGGTTTTTCTCGATGTGTGGCGTCAGGCCGGCAAGTTCGAAGGCCGATCCGCCGTTACCACCTGGCTCCTGGCGATTACGCGGTTCAAGGCGCTTTCGGCACTTCGGCGCCGCAAGGACGTTGGACTGGACGACGAGACTGCGAACGCGATCGAGGATACTTCCGACGATCCGGAAGTGGTGGTGCAGAAGAAGGATACGGGTGAAACGTTGCGCAAGTGCCTGACGGCGCTTTCGTCAGATCATCGGGAGATCGTCGATCTCGTCTACTACCACGAGAAGTCCGTGGAAGAGGTGGCCGAAATCGTCGGTATTCCGGAGAACACCGTTAAGACGCGCCTGTTTTATGCGCGCAAGAAATTGGCCGAGTTGCTCAAGGCAGCCGGCGTAGAGCGAGGTTGGCCATGA
- a CDS encoding DUF1109 domain-containing protein, whose amino-acid sequence MDTDQLIRTLAADNPHRTRPVGFALMLALLAAAPVSLLMFFTELGIRPDVMVAMRNPFFDLKFAVTLALAIAAIAVSLHLSRPEASLRGFGWLLLAPVGILTAAIGGEMMMPQRLPMMTRLVGKNSWVCMAAIPLLSLPLLAGALIGLRRGAPARPAVAGAVAGMLSAGLAATLYASHCTDDSPLFVAFWYTIATALVSAVGALAGAKLLRY is encoded by the coding sequence ATGGATACCGATCAACTCATTCGAACGCTGGCAGCCGACAACCCGCACCGGACGCGGCCGGTCGGCTTTGCGCTGATGCTGGCGCTGCTGGCCGCGGCGCCGGTGTCGCTGTTGATGTTCTTCACCGAGCTCGGCATCCGGCCCGACGTGATGGTCGCGATGCGCAACCCGTTCTTCGACCTGAAATTCGCGGTGACGCTGGCGCTGGCGATTGCGGCGATCGCCGTCAGCCTGCATCTGTCGCGGCCCGAGGCCTCGCTGCGCGGATTCGGCTGGCTCTTGCTGGCGCCGGTCGGGATTTTGACCGCAGCGATCGGCGGCGAGATGATGATGCCGCAGCGCCTGCCGATGATGACGCGGCTGGTCGGCAAGAATTCATGGGTTTGCATGGCCGCGATCCCGCTGCTGTCGCTGCCGCTACTGGCCGGCGCGCTGATCGGGCTGCGCCGTGGTGCGCCGGCGCGGCCGGCGGTCGCCGGCGCCGTCGCGGGAATGTTGTCGGCGGGACTGGCGGCGACGCTCTACGCCTCGCACTGCACGGACGATTCGCCGTTGTTCGTGGCGTTCTGGTACACGATCGCGACCGCGCTCGTGAGTGCGGTCGGCGCGCTCGCGGGAGCGAAGCTGCTCAGATACTAG
- a CDS encoding enoyl-CoA hydratase has protein sequence MATFEHIIVESKGAVGIITLNRPKMLNALSFGVFREIAAAVDGLEADDNIGCILITGSEKAFAAGADIKEMRPKSFIDMFASDFAAIGGGRVATCRKPTIAAVSGYALGGGCELAMMCDIIIASDTAKFGQPEITLGTIPGIGGTQRLTRAIGKSKAMDLCLTGRMMDAAEAERSGLVSRVVPADRLMEESMAAAEKIASMSRPAAAMAKEAINRAFETPLSEGMNVERNLFHSTFALEDRAEGMAAFIEKRKPVNKNR, from the coding sequence ATGGCGACGTTCGAACACATCATTGTCGAGAGCAAAGGCGCGGTCGGCATCATCACGCTGAATCGGCCGAAAATGCTCAATGCGCTGTCTTTCGGCGTGTTTCGCGAAATCGCGGCGGCCGTCGATGGCCTCGAGGCCGACGACAATATCGGCTGCATCCTGATCACCGGCAGTGAGAAGGCGTTCGCCGCCGGCGCCGATATCAAGGAGATGCGGCCGAAGAGCTTCATCGACATGTTCGCAAGCGATTTTGCCGCGATCGGCGGCGGCCGCGTTGCGACCTGCCGCAAGCCCACCATCGCCGCCGTCAGCGGCTATGCGCTCGGCGGCGGCTGCGAGCTTGCCATGATGTGCGACATCATCATCGCCTCCGACACTGCCAAATTCGGCCAGCCGGAAATCACGCTCGGCACCATCCCGGGCATCGGCGGCACGCAGCGGTTGACGCGCGCGATCGGCAAATCCAAGGCGATGGATCTTTGCCTCACCGGCCGGATGATGGATGCGGCGGAAGCCGAACGGTCCGGCCTCGTGAGCCGCGTCGTGCCGGCGGACAGGCTGATGGAAGAGTCGATGGCGGCGGCGGAAAAGATCGCCTCGATGTCGCGTCCCGCGGCGGCCATGGCCAAGGAAGCCATCAACCGCGCGTTCGAAACACCGCTGTCGGAAGGCATGAATGTCGAGCGCAATCTGTTCCACTCGACCTTCGCGCTGGAAGACCGCGCCGAGGGCATGGCGGCGTTCATCGAGAAGCGAAAGCCAGTGAACAAGAACAGGTAG
- a CDS encoding acetyl-CoA hydrolase/transferase C-terminal domain-containing protein, which produces MPKLFSDPEAIAEDIIRDVGTNLVVGLPLGLGKANHVVNALYARAAAEPSIKLTLFSALTLEKPRPSSLLERRFIGPVIDRLFGGYPDLAYAGALHAGKLPPNVEVIEFFFLAGKWLRVPPAQQHYISANYTHASAYLLSRGLNVVTQLVAKRVVDGETRYSLSCNTDTSLDILRARREGRASFRLIGQVNSELPFMPGAGDLPADEFSAVLDSPATDFPLFAPPAEPVSDTKYAIGLHAASLVPDGGTLQIGIGQVGDALAQGLIVRHRDNAQFHAIMKRLAPGTEPAEGGPFSKGLYGVSEMLIEAFLGLIDAGILKREVDGATLHGAFFLGPKSFYRALREMPAEQLARIQMMPVSFTNQLYGDEHAKRHARLDARFVNTAMMATLMGAAVSDGLEDGQVISGVGGQYNFVAQAFELEGARSILALESTRQAGRKTLSNMRWNYGHQTIPRHLRDAFITEYGVADVRGKSDAETIAAMLAITDSRFQDELAKVAKDAGKLPKGFDIPRSHRENYPERIAMALKPAREAGLLPIFPFGSDFDAVEQRLIPALQLLREAQRTPLNLPGLLWQGMTQPPDGANLECLARLGLDTPTTFAERAYRALVNAALARSGGK; this is translated from the coding sequence ATGCCAAAGCTGTTTTCCGATCCCGAAGCGATCGCGGAGGATATCATCCGCGATGTTGGAACCAACCTCGTGGTGGGCCTGCCGCTCGGTCTCGGCAAGGCTAATCATGTCGTCAACGCGCTGTACGCACGCGCCGCTGCCGAACCATCGATCAAGCTCACCTTGTTCTCGGCGCTGACGCTGGAAAAGCCCCGGCCGTCAAGTTTGCTCGAACGGCGCTTTATCGGCCCGGTGATCGACCGCCTGTTCGGCGGCTATCCGGATCTTGCCTATGCCGGCGCGCTGCATGCCGGCAAGTTGCCGCCCAACGTCGAGGTGATCGAGTTCTTCTTTCTCGCCGGTAAATGGCTGCGCGTGCCGCCTGCGCAGCAGCATTACATCTCCGCGAACTATACCCATGCCTCGGCCTACCTGCTGTCGCGCGGGCTGAACGTGGTCACCCAACTGGTCGCGAAACGTGTCGTGGATGGCGAGACGCGTTACAGCCTGAGCTGCAACACCGACACCTCGCTCGACATCCTGCGCGCACGGCGCGAGGGCCGGGCATCGTTCAGGCTGATCGGCCAGGTCAATTCCGAACTGCCCTTCATGCCGGGCGCCGGCGATCTGCCGGCGGATGAGTTTTCGGCGGTGCTCGATAGTCCTGCGACCGACTTCCCGCTTTTCGCACCGCCGGCCGAGCCCGTGAGCGACACCAAATACGCGATCGGACTTCATGCGGCCAGCCTGGTGCCTGACGGCGGCACCTTGCAGATCGGCATCGGGCAGGTCGGCGATGCGCTGGCGCAGGGCTTGATCGTTCGTCACCGCGACAACGCGCAGTTCCACGCCATCATGAAGCGGCTTGCGCCGGGAACAGAGCCCGCTGAGGGCGGGCCGTTTTCGAAAGGGCTTTATGGGGTCAGCGAAATGCTGATCGAGGCATTTCTCGGCCTGATCGACGCCGGCATTCTCAAGCGCGAGGTCGATGGTGCGACGCTGCACGGCGCGTTCTTCCTTGGGCCCAAATCGTTCTACCGCGCGCTGCGCGAGATGCCGGCCGAGCAACTCGCGCGCATCCAGATGATGCCGGTCTCCTTTACCAACCAGCTCTATGGCGACGAGCATGCCAAGCGTCACGCCCGCCTCGATGCGCGCTTTGTCAACACCGCGATGATGGCGACGCTGATGGGGGCCGCCGTTTCTGACGGGCTTGAGGACGGCCAGGTCATCAGCGGCGTCGGCGGCCAGTACAATTTCGTTGCCCAGGCGTTCGAGCTTGAAGGCGCGCGCTCGATCCTCGCGCTGGAATCGACACGGCAGGCGGGCCGCAAGACGCTCTCCAACATGCGCTGGAACTACGGCCACCAGACCATTCCGCGGCACCTGCGCGATGCGTTCATTACCGAATACGGCGTTGCCGACGTCAGGGGTAAATCGGACGCCGAGACCATCGCTGCGATGCTGGCGATCACGGATTCCCGCTTCCAGGATGAACTGGCCAAGGTCGCCAAGGATGCCGGCAAGCTGCCGAAGGGTTTTGATATTCCGCGCAGCCATCGCGAGAACTATCCGGAGCGGATTGCAATGGCCTTGAAGCCCGCGCGCGAGGCCGGGCTGCTGCCCATATTTCCGTTCGGCAGCGACTTCGACGCCGTCGAGCAGCGGCTGATCCCGGCGCTGCAGCTTTTGCGCGAAGCGCAGCGCACGCCGCTCAATTTGCCCGGCTTGCTGTGGCAGGGCATGACGCAGCCGCCGGACGGCGCGAATCTCGAATGCCTGGCGCGGCTGGGTCTCGACACGCCGACAACGTTTGCCGAACGCGCCTATCGCGCGCTGGTCAATGCGGCGTTGGCGCGGAGTGGCGGAAAATAG